One Azospirillum sp. B510 genomic window carries:
- a CDS encoding ParA family protein: MLTILVANIKGGCGKTTVATHLAAASATAGLPTVLADVDRQHSSLGWLERRPDKAPPLVGLDWAKDFSDAPRGTKRLVIDAPAALKTKQIEDLVKMADIVVLPVLPGAFDEQATQRFLTKLDELKRIAKKKTTVAVVGNRMRARTKAADRLDRFLGGIGHQVVTRLRDSQIYADAAATGLSLFDMPGKRAAEHRGDWQPLLSYIDGV, encoded by the coding sequence ATGCTCACGATCCTCGTCGCCAACATCAAGGGCGGCTGCGGCAAGACGACCGTCGCCACCCATCTCGCCGCCGCGTCCGCCACGGCCGGCCTGCCCACCGTGCTGGCCGACGTCGACCGTCAGCACTCCTCGCTCGGCTGGCTGGAGCGGCGGCCGGACAAGGCCCCGCCGCTGGTCGGGCTCGACTGGGCCAAGGACTTCTCCGATGCGCCGCGCGGCACCAAAAGGCTGGTGATCGACGCGCCGGCGGCGCTGAAGACCAAGCAGATCGAGGATCTGGTCAAGATGGCCGACATCGTCGTGCTGCCGGTCCTGCCGGGCGCCTTCGACGAACAGGCGACCCAGCGTTTCCTCACCAAGCTGGACGAGCTGAAGCGGATCGCGAAGAAGAAGACCACGGTCGCGGTGGTCGGCAACCGCATGCGCGCCCGCACCAAGGCCGCCGACCGTCTGGACCGGTTCCTGGGCGGCATCGGGCATCAGGTGGTGACGCGGCTGCGCGACAGCCAGATCTACGCCGATGCGGCGGCGACCGGCCTCAGCCTGTTCGACATGCCGGGCAAGCGCGCCGCCGAGCATCGCGGCGACTGGCAGCCGCTGCTGAGCTACATCGACGGGGTTTGA
- a CDS encoding YbaB/EbfC family nucleoid-associated protein: MKNIGNMMKQAQQMQAKMQEMQASLEQVEMTGQSAAGMVVVTVNGKSEMKKVKLDKSVVDPEDVEVLEDLIVAAFNDAKRKVEQHVAEETSKMMGGLKLPPGIKLPF, from the coding sequence ATGAAGAATATCGGCAACATGATGAAGCAGGCCCAGCAGATGCAGGCCAAGATGCAGGAGATGCAGGCCAGCCTGGAACAGGTCGAGATGACCGGCCAGAGCGCCGCCGGCATGGTCGTCGTGACCGTCAACGGCAAGAGCGAGATGAAGAAGGTCAAGCTCGACAAGTCCGTCGTCGATCCCGAGGACGTCGAGGTGCTGGAGGATCTGATCGTCGCCGCCTTCAACGACGCCAAGCGCAAGGTCGAGCAGCATGTCGCCGAGGAGACCTCGAAGATGATGGGCGGCCTGAAGCTGCCGCCGGGCATCAAGCTGCCGTTCTGA
- a CDS encoding CYTH and CHAD domain-containing protein — MAEAEINRETELKLAAQPEDFDRLRAAPAIADRAAGPAATRTLESTYYDTGDRRLAARKVTLRVRNTGEGYVQTVKSAPDEDGLGRGEWECAVPSAAPDLTLVADPAAIELLGALADAELTPVFTSIVERTTQEVTLGDAAATRIEVAFDRGRIALPDGRSTDLCEVELELKAGTPAALYDLAQELTRAAPLRLEMRTKAERGHALANGTADTALKAEKLLLEPETTVEGAVGRIVRACIAHMVANEAVTLAGEDPEGVHQMRVALRRLRSAIALFRPFIPTTQYLWLVGEIKWLAGSLGPARDWDVFGEELLAPVRDAFHRADGHGRSAVEDLDALSAAAEARRLRAYEGVREAIRSERYTAFLLGVGGWVERRGWRDQPVSEESVRLFQPVIGLADHLLNKRHKKARRAGHGFAHLPVAQRHQLRIALKKLRYAVEFFRSLYDDKPVRRYIQQMAAFQDALGHLNDVATATRLLHELHDDGSRSTPGEPRAAGIVIGWHARGVADTEAALVALWHEFLDTKHFWSKPDPAV, encoded by the coding sequence ATGGCTGAGGCCGAGATCAACCGCGAGACGGAACTGAAGCTGGCTGCGCAGCCGGAAGACTTCGACAGGTTGCGCGCCGCTCCCGCCATCGCAGACCGGGCGGCCGGCCCGGCGGCGACACGAACCCTGGAAAGCACCTATTACGACACCGGGGACCGCCGGCTCGCCGCGCGCAAGGTGACCTTGCGGGTGCGCAACACCGGCGAGGGCTATGTCCAGACCGTCAAGTCGGCCCCCGACGAGGATGGGCTGGGACGGGGCGAGTGGGAATGCGCGGTGCCCTCCGCCGCCCCCGACCTGACGCTGGTCGCCGACCCCGCCGCCATTGAGCTGCTGGGGGCGCTCGCCGACGCGGAGCTGACGCCGGTTTTCACCTCGATCGTCGAGCGGACCACCCAGGAGGTGACGCTGGGCGATGCCGCCGCCACCCGTATCGAGGTCGCCTTCGACCGCGGACGGATCGCGCTGCCCGACGGCCGCTCCACCGACCTGTGCGAGGTGGAGCTGGAGCTGAAGGCCGGTACGCCGGCCGCCCTCTATGACCTGGCGCAGGAACTGACCAGGGCGGCGCCGCTGCGGCTGGAGATGCGGACCAAGGCGGAACGCGGCCACGCGCTGGCGAACGGCACCGCCGACACCGCGCTGAAGGCCGAAAAGCTGCTGCTGGAGCCGGAGACGACGGTGGAGGGGGCGGTCGGCCGCATCGTCCGCGCCTGCATCGCCCACATGGTGGCGAACGAGGCGGTGACGCTGGCCGGCGAGGATCCGGAGGGCGTGCACCAGATGCGCGTCGCGCTCCGCCGGCTGCGTTCGGCCATCGCCCTGTTCCGGCCCTTCATTCCGACCACGCAATATCTGTGGCTGGTCGGCGAGATCAAATGGCTGGCCGGCAGCCTGGGGCCGGCGCGCGACTGGGACGTGTTCGGCGAGGAGCTGCTGGCCCCGGTGCGCGACGCCTTCCACCGCGCCGACGGCCATGGCCGTTCGGCGGTGGAGGATCTGGACGCGCTGTCGGCGGCGGCCGAGGCCAGGCGGCTGCGCGCCTATGAGGGGGTGCGCGAGGCGATCCGCTCGGAGCGCTACACCGCCTTCCTGCTCGGCGTCGGCGGCTGGGTGGAGCGGCGCGGCTGGCGCGACCAGCCGGTCAGCGAGGAATCGGTGCGGCTGTTCCAGCCGGTGATCGGGCTGGCCGACCATCTGCTGAACAAGCGCCACAAGAAGGCCCGGCGGGCCGGCCATGGCTTCGCCCATCTGCCGGTCGCCCAGCGCCACCAGCTGCGAATCGCGCTGAAGAAGCTGCGCTATGCCGTGGAATTCTTCCGCAGCCTCTATGACGACAAGCCGGTGCGCCGTTACATCCAGCAGATGGCCGCCTTCCAGGACGCGCTGGGCCATCTGAACGACGTGGCGACGGCGACCCGGCTGCTGCACGAGCTGCATGACGACGGCAGCCGCTCCACCCCCGGCGAGCCGCGCGCCGCCGGCATCGTCATCGGCTGGCATGCCCGCGGGGTGGCCGACACCGAGGCGGCGCTGGTCGCCCTGTGGCACGAGTTCCTCGACACCAAGCATTTCTGGTCGAAACCGGATCCAGCGGTGTAG
- a CDS encoding DNA polymerase III subunit gamma/tau: MTDTTAVSAADIAAASAPPATGQAYRVLARKYRPKTFDELIGQDALVRTLTNAIQSGRIAQAFMLTGVRGVGKTTTARIIARALNCTGPDGNGGPTVSPCGVCDNCRAIAEDRHVDVMEMDAASHTGVDDIREIIDGVRYSPVSARYKLYIIDEVHMLSKSAFNALLKTLEEPPSHVKFVFATTEIRKVPVTVLSRCQRFDLRRVDAQVLKEHFTRVTALEGADIEGDAAALIARAADGSVRDGLSLLDQAIALAAGTVTAQQVRDMLGLADRTRVIDLFEAAVSARPAEAMDILADLHRVGADPVVILQDLLDLVHNLTRLKVVPDSANDPSLPEAERTRGSSLSARLGMPALTRAWQLLLKGLNEVQAAPVPQQALEMVIVRLSYAADLPTPGELIRQFQAQQANGGAGGGAPMGRGSGGGPGGGGAGPLAVATSQPASMATQAVARSIASAQPQSAPVAQTAPAPTPAPAGEELSPMPRDFRALVQLFSDRREGALYGYLMETVQLVRMEPGRLELKLRPAAPPTLPAKVGQFLGEWTGQRWIVALSDGPAQPTLAEQEQAERNRAWSEAEANPVVRAVLDAFSGAKIIDVRDLAAVAAAESAAVADDGETPDFMVQQQDDGVYYPLDDEGEY; the protein is encoded by the coding sequence GTGACCGATACCACCGCCGTTTCCGCCGCCGACATCGCCGCCGCCTCCGCTCCTCCCGCCACCGGGCAGGCCTACCGGGTGCTGGCGCGCAAATACCGGCCGAAGACCTTCGACGAGTTGATCGGCCAGGACGCGCTGGTCCGCACCCTGACCAACGCCATCCAGTCCGGCCGCATCGCCCAGGCCTTCATGCTGACCGGCGTGCGCGGCGTCGGCAAGACCACCACCGCCCGCATCATCGCCCGCGCGCTGAACTGCACCGGGCCGGACGGCAACGGCGGGCCGACGGTCAGCCCCTGCGGCGTCTGCGACAATTGCCGCGCCATCGCCGAGGATCGCCACGTCGACGTGATGGAGATGGACGCCGCCAGCCACACCGGCGTCGACGACATCCGCGAGATCATCGACGGCGTGCGCTATTCCCCGGTCTCGGCCCGCTACAAGCTCTACATCATCGACGAGGTCCACATGCTGTCGAAGAGCGCGTTCAACGCGCTGCTGAAGACGCTGGAGGAACCGCCGAGCCATGTGAAGTTCGTCTTCGCCACCACCGAGATCCGCAAGGTGCCGGTGACGGTGCTGTCGCGCTGCCAGCGCTTCGACCTGCGCCGCGTCGACGCCCAGGTGCTGAAGGAGCATTTCACCCGCGTCACCGCCCTGGAAGGCGCCGACATCGAGGGAGACGCCGCCGCCCTGATCGCGCGCGCCGCCGACGGGTCGGTGCGCGACGGGCTGTCGCTGCTCGATCAGGCGATCGCGCTGGCCGCCGGCACCGTCACCGCGCAGCAGGTGCGCGACATGCTGGGTCTGGCCGACCGCACCCGCGTCATCGACCTGTTCGAGGCCGCCGTCTCCGCTCGTCCGGCCGAGGCGATGGACATACTGGCCGACCTGCACCGGGTCGGCGCCGATCCGGTGGTGATCCTCCAGGACCTGCTGGACCTCGTCCACAATCTGACCCGGCTGAAGGTGGTGCCCGACAGCGCAAACGACCCCTCCCTGCCGGAGGCGGAGCGCACGCGGGGATCCAGCCTGTCGGCCAGGCTCGGCATGCCGGCGCTGACCCGCGCCTGGCAATTGCTGCTGAAGGGGCTGAACGAGGTGCAGGCCGCCCCGGTGCCGCAGCAGGCGCTGGAGATGGTGATCGTCCGCCTGTCCTACGCCGCCGACCTGCCGACTCCGGGCGAGCTGATCCGCCAGTTCCAGGCCCAGCAGGCCAATGGCGGCGCCGGAGGGGGCGCCCCGATGGGCCGTGGCTCCGGTGGCGGCCCCGGCGGTGGCGGCGCTGGCCCGCTCGCGGTCGCGACAAGCCAGCCCGCGTCCATGGCCACCCAGGCCGTCGCCCGCTCAATCGCATCGGCCCAGCCGCAGAGCGCCCCCGTTGCGCAGACCGCCCCGGCTCCCACCCCGGCCCCAGCCGGGGAGGAGTTGTCGCCGATGCCGCGGGACTTCCGCGCGCTGGTGCAGCTCTTCTCCGACCGGCGCGAGGGCGCGCTCTACGGCTATCTGATGGAGACGGTTCAGCTGGTCCGCATGGAGCCGGGCCGGCTGGAGCTGAAGCTCCGCCCCGCCGCCCCGCCGACCCTGCCGGCCAAGGTCGGGCAGTTCCTGGGCGAATGGACCGGCCAGCGCTGGATCGTCGCCCTGTCCGACGGCCCGGCCCAGCCGACGCTGGCCGAGCAGGAGCAGGCGGAACGGAACCGCGCCTGGTCGGAGGCGGAGGCCAACCCGGTGGTGCGCGCCGTGCTCGACGCCTTCAGCGGGGCGAAGATCATCGATGTCCGCGACCTCGCCGCAGTCGCCGCGGCGGAGAGTGCTGCGGTTGCGGATGACGGCGAGACACCCGATTTCATGGTTCAGCAGCAGGACGACGGGGTCTATTACCCCCTCGACGACGAAGGAGAGTACTGA
- the pgk gene encoding phosphoglycerate kinase: protein MTDFNTIDDLEVSGKTVLVRADLNVPMQDGKVSDTTRIDRLAPTLKELSAKGAKVVVLSHFGRPKNGPDAKNSLRNVLDALSAAVGQKVAFAEDCVGEKAREAIAKVHEGAIVLLENTRFHAEEEKNDPAFAKEMAALGDLYVNDAFSAAHRAHASTEGVARLLPNAAGRLMEAELKALTLALEKPERPVAAVVGGAKISTKLELLGNMVRKVDLLVLGGGMANTFLFAQGIDVGASLCEKDMADQARAIMATAKEANCEILLPKDFVVAKEFKAGAANRVVAFDAIGSDEMALDVGPATVEFLGVKLQGAKTIVWNGPLGAFEIQPFDAGTNAVAGLVAARTEAGGLLSVAGGGDTVAALAHAGAEDKFTYVSAAGGAFLEWLEGKELPGVAALAK, encoded by the coding sequence ATGACCGATTTCAACACGATCGACGACCTTGAGGTGAGCGGCAAGACGGTGCTGGTGCGCGCCGACCTGAATGTTCCGATGCAGGACGGCAAGGTCTCCGACACCACCCGCATCGACCGCCTCGCCCCCACCCTGAAGGAGCTGTCCGCCAAGGGCGCCAAGGTCGTGGTCCTGTCGCATTTCGGCCGCCCGAAGAACGGTCCGGACGCCAAGAACTCGCTGCGCAACGTGCTGGACGCTCTCAGCGCCGCCGTCGGCCAGAAGGTCGCCTTCGCCGAGGATTGCGTCGGCGAGAAGGCCAGGGAGGCGATCGCCAAGGTGCATGAGGGCGCCATCGTGCTGCTGGAGAACACCCGCTTCCACGCCGAGGAGGAGAAGAACGATCCGGCTTTCGCCAAGGAGATGGCGGCGCTGGGCGACCTCTACGTCAACGACGCCTTCTCCGCCGCGCACCGCGCCCACGCCTCGACCGAGGGTGTCGCCCGCCTGCTGCCGAACGCCGCCGGCCGCCTGATGGAGGCCGAGCTGAAGGCCCTGACGCTGGCGCTGGAGAAGCCGGAGCGCCCGGTGGCCGCCGTCGTCGGCGGGGCGAAAATCTCCACCAAGCTGGAACTGCTCGGCAACATGGTCCGCAAGGTGGACCTGCTGGTGCTGGGCGGCGGCATGGCCAACACCTTCCTGTTCGCCCAGGGCATCGATGTCGGCGCCTCGCTGTGCGAAAAGGACATGGCCGACCAGGCCCGCGCCATCATGGCGACCGCCAAGGAAGCCAACTGCGAGATCCTGCTGCCGAAGGATTTCGTCGTCGCCAAGGAGTTCAAGGCCGGTGCCGCCAACCGCGTCGTCGCCTTCGACGCCATCGGGTCCGACGAGATGGCGCTGGACGTCGGCCCGGCCACCGTCGAATTCCTGGGCGTGAAGCTTCAGGGCGCCAAGACCATCGTCTGGAACGGCCCGCTCGGCGCTTTTGAAATTCAGCCCTTCGACGCCGGCACCAACGCGGTGGCCGGTCTGGTCGCCGCCCGCACCGAGGCCGGCGGCCTGCTGTCGGTCGCCGGCGGCGGCGACACCGTCGCGGCGCTGGCCCATGCCGGGGCCGAGGACAAGTTCACCTATGTGTCGGCCGCCGGCGGCGCCTTCCTGGAATGGCTGGAAGGCAAGGAACTGCCGGGTGTGGCGGCGCTGGCTAAGTAA
- the recR gene encoding recombination mediator RecR, whose protein sequence is MIGPEIERLIQLLSKLPGLGPRSARRAALHLMKRRDSLLVPLSEAMAAAGESIRACSVCGNLDSRDPCTVCADPARDRSVICVVEDAGDLWALERTRAFRGTYHVLGGLLSALQGVGPDDLNLAGLAERAKDPAVREIILALNATVDGQTTAHVVTDRLTDSDVSVSRLAHGVPVGGELDYLDDGTLTAALKARRPL, encoded by the coding sequence ATGATCGGACCTGAAATCGAACGCCTGATCCAGTTGCTGTCCAAACTGCCGGGGCTCGGCCCCCGGTCGGCGCGGCGGGCGGCTCTTCATCTGATGAAGCGCCGCGACAGCTTGCTGGTTCCCCTGTCGGAAGCGATGGCGGCGGCCGGCGAATCGATCCGCGCCTGCTCCGTCTGCGGCAATCTGGACAGCCGCGATCCCTGCACCGTCTGTGCCGACCCCGCCCGCGACCGCTCGGTCATCTGCGTGGTCGAGGATGCCGGCGATCTGTGGGCGCTGGAACGCACCCGCGCCTTCCGCGGCACCTATCATGTGCTGGGCGGGCTGCTGTCGGCCTTGCAGGGCGTCGGCCCCGACGATTTGAACCTTGCCGGCCTTGCCGAGCGCGCCAAGGATCCGGCGGTGCGCGAGATCATCCTGGCGCTGAACGCCACCGTCGACGGCCAGACCACCGCCCATGTGGTGACCGACCGCCTGACCGACTCCGACGTCTCGGTCTCCCGCCTCGCCCATGGCGTTCCGGTCGGCGGCGAGCTGGACTATCTCGACGATGGCACGCTCACCGCGGCGCTGAAGGCAAGACGGCCGCTGTAG
- a CDS encoding AAA family ATPase — MPPRTAATPAQKFLFHRPKLAAALADIVTGDAPIGAEPTLCLAAPRRTGKSTFLRHDLGPELENRGILAVYADLWSDMAADPAHLIAEALKAELRRADSLPVKAARAVGLARLGVGGVSVDIDRVGQAQGTTLADALEALLERTHKRIALLVDEAQHALTTEAGLTAMFALKAARDRLNTRDDARDGPNLMIVLTGSHRDKLSRLVLNRDQPFFGTSVRSFPLLDRAYTDAYTAWINARLAEGNRFDADDVFAAFDAVGRQPETLMRILSDAALLVGDAGELKRALADGAAGLRQRVWDDYETAWSGLTPLQQAVVERLAVEGPQSAPFSAPALQAYADAVGETVEPPAVQAAIEALRQRNILWRSARGQYALDDQGMAEWLKARAGKAAQA; from the coding sequence ATGCCGCCCCGAACCGCCGCCACGCCCGCGCAGAAGTTCCTGTTCCACCGGCCGAAGCTGGCGGCGGCGCTGGCCGACATCGTGACCGGGGATGCGCCGATCGGGGCGGAGCCCACGCTGTGTCTGGCGGCACCGCGGCGGACGGGAAAAAGCACCTTCCTGCGCCACGACCTGGGGCCGGAGCTGGAGAACCGCGGCATCCTGGCGGTCTATGCCGATCTGTGGTCGGACATGGCGGCCGATCCCGCCCATCTGATCGCGGAGGCGTTGAAGGCCGAACTGCGCCGGGCCGACAGCCTGCCGGTGAAGGCGGCGCGGGCGGTGGGGCTCGCCAGGCTGGGGGTCGGCGGCGTTTCGGTCGACATCGACCGGGTCGGGCAGGCGCAGGGGACCACGCTGGCCGACGCGCTGGAGGCCCTGCTGGAGCGGACGCACAAGCGCATCGCCCTGCTGGTGGATGAAGCCCAGCACGCGCTGACGACCGAGGCCGGGCTGACCGCCATGTTCGCGCTGAAGGCGGCACGCGACCGGCTGAACACCAGGGACGACGCCCGCGACGGGCCGAACCTGATGATCGTGCTGACCGGATCCCACCGCGACAAGCTGAGCCGGCTGGTGCTGAACCGTGACCAGCCCTTCTTCGGCACCAGCGTGCGCAGTTTTCCGCTGCTCGACCGCGCCTATACCGATGCCTACACCGCCTGGATCAACGCCCGGCTGGCCGAGGGCAACCGCTTCGACGCCGACGATGTGTTCGCCGCGTTCGACGCGGTCGGGCGGCAGCCGGAAACCCTGATGCGGATCCTGTCGGACGCGGCGCTGCTGGTCGGCGATGCCGGCGAATTGAAGCGGGCGCTGGCGGATGGCGCGGCCGGGCTGCGTCAGCGGGTGTGGGACGATTACGAGACCGCATGGTCGGGACTGACGCCGTTGCAGCAGGCGGTGGTCGAACGGCTGGCGGTGGAGGGGCCGCAATCCGCCCCCTTCTCCGCCCCGGCGTTGCAGGCCTATGCCGACGCGGTCGGCGAGACGGTGGAACCGCCGGCGGTGCAGGCGGCCATCGAGGCGCTGCGGCAGAGGAACATCCTGTGGCGATCGGCGCGCGGGCAATATGCGCTGGACGACCAGGGGATGGCGGAGTGGCTGAAAGCGCGGGCGGGGAAGGCCGCTCAGGCGTGA
- a CDS encoding HNH endonuclease, giving the protein MAPPPDHCPALVLNADFRPLSYFPLSLWSWQEAVKAVFLERVNIVSHYDRVVRSPSFEVRLPSVISLKEFIPATRRPAFTRFNVFLRDRFTCQYCGRPFPTHDLTFDHVIPRSRGGRTTWENVITSCSACNLAKGDRLPHVCGMIPLSPPFQPSAYELQENGRAFPPNFLHESWRDFLYWDSELDPL; this is encoded by the coding sequence TTGGCTCCACCACCCGATCATTGTCCGGCTCTGGTGCTGAACGCGGATTTCCGCCCGCTCAGTTACTTCCCCTTGTCGCTGTGGTCCTGGCAGGAAGCGGTCAAGGCGGTTTTTCTGGAACGGGTCAACATCGTCTCGCACTATGACCGGGTCGTCCGATCCCCAAGTTTCGAAGTCCGGTTACCAAGCGTCATCTCGCTGAAAGAGTTCATCCCGGCCACGCGCCGCCCGGCCTTCACCCGCTTCAACGTCTTCCTGCGCGACCGTTTCACCTGCCAATATTGCGGCCGCCCCTTTCCCACCCACGACCTGACCTTCGACCATGTGATCCCGCGCTCACGCGGCGGTCGGACGACCTGGGAAAACGTCATCACCTCCTGTTCGGCCTGCAATCTGGCGAAGGGCGACCGCCTTCCCCATGTCTGCGGCATGATCCCCCTCAGTCCGCCCTTCCAGCCCAGCGCCTATGAGCTGCAAGAGAATGGACGTGCCTTCCCGCCAAACTTCCTTCACGAAAGTTGGCGGGATTTTCTTTATTGGGACTCCGAACTCGATCCGCTGTGA
- the gluQRS gene encoding tRNA glutamyl-Q(34) synthetase GluQRS yields MSDLVTRFAPSPTGHLHLGHAHSALFGWTTARGAAGRFLLRIEDIDPNRCRPEFERDLIEDLGWLGLDWDGPVRRQSDHFDDYRAALARLESLGVLYPCFCTRKDIAAEIARAAAAPHGPGPTSSDGPLYPGTCRHRSPQERAERIGDGESWALRLDVEAARRLTGPLRWHDRARGWQQATPELLGDVVLARKDTPTSYHLSVTVDDHLQGVTLVTRGEDLFFATHLHRLLQALLGYDPPDYHHHGLLRNAAGERLAKRDRAQSLRSLREEGRGPAEVRALAGFPG; encoded by the coding sequence ATGAGCGACCTCGTCACCCGCTTCGCCCCCAGCCCCACCGGGCATCTGCATCTGGGCCATGCCCATTCCGCGCTGTTCGGCTGGACCACCGCCCGCGGCGCCGCCGGCCGCTTCCTGTTGCGGATCGAGGATATCGACCCCAACCGCTGCCGCCCGGAGTTCGAGCGCGACCTGATCGAGGATCTGGGCTGGCTCGGCCTCGACTGGGATGGCCCGGTGCGGCGCCAATCCGATCATTTCGACGATTACCGCGCCGCCCTGGCCCGGCTCGAGTCGCTCGGCGTGCTCTATCCTTGCTTCTGCACCCGCAAGGACATCGCCGCCGAGATCGCGCGGGCCGCTGCCGCGCCGCACGGGCCCGGCCCGACTTCTTCCGATGGTCCCCTCTATCCCGGCACCTGTCGTCATCGTTCGCCGCAGGAACGCGCGGAGCGGATCGGCGATGGCGAATCATGGGCGTTGCGGCTCGATGTGGAGGCCGCGCGCCGGCTGACCGGGCCGCTGCGCTGGCATGACCGGGCGCGGGGCTGGCAGCAGGCGACGCCGGAACTGCTGGGCGACGTGGTGCTGGCGCGCAAGGACACGCCGACCAGCTATCACCTCAGCGTCACCGTCGACGACCATCTGCAAGGCGTGACGCTGGTCACCCGTGGCGAGGATCTGTTCTTCGCCACCCATCTGCACCGGCTGTTGCAGGCCCTGCTGGGCTATGATCCGCCGGATTACCATCACCACGGCCTGTTGCGGAACGCGGCGGGCGAGCGGCTGGCCAAGCGCGACCGCGCCCAATCGCTGCGTTCGCTGCGCGAGGAGGGGCGCGGCCCGGCCGAGGTCCGCGCCCTGGCGGGGTTTCCCGGATAG
- a CDS encoding metallophosphoesterase — MSGNSSPLAPLVTFGVVGDYGSGGIGSTNVIAQAATGVATAMKSFVSPSIPSNFVVSLGDQIYPPWSKGCENGAATAAEYIAAIGNLYGGFIFYPPVNYDDPSAPVSPNPYAPDTPTSSTMRLFPVIGDHDWWKQNQTIPARSSGDSPEIYLMKGNDNYQVNFAGLNLPLDPQLDPQLGTPDYTPCIRYYTVQPAADPATNTPLIQLFALSNDQNEVALGTLFTKDSSSDNLLSPQIQWFTGALSDSQAVWNIVSMHQPPYSSSNDHGPTTYFQLVDLVANTVGKTVDLVLAGHIHSYERFQNVDQSNGLTTYIVNGTGGTLEGFASFKSVTDTSPIGQVRVTGYYGFQVATVSLQTLTLAFYGSTDPANASQAPSGPSWTAFDVFMIVKPNTTLTLGDMAGLTGLLIQGVTDSSGATSGLTIDTGGQTATLPLNLYGPGSLTVTGGGTLTVTAAPVPTGFKQNTDGSIPSVYYEQTQTGPTGPIATDSQTTLVLYGTNYPPSAENPAAPAG; from the coding sequence ATGTCTGGCAACTCCTCCCCCCTTGCGCCTCTGGTCACCTTCGGCGTGGTCGGCGATTACGGTTCAGGCGGCATTGGCTCGACCAATGTCATCGCCCAGGCCGCTACCGGCGTGGCGACGGCCATGAAGAGCTTCGTCTCGCCCAGCATCCCCTCCAACTTCGTGGTGTCGCTGGGCGATCAGATTTACCCCCCTTGGTCTAAAGGATGCGAAAATGGCGCGGCAACCGCTGCCGAGTACATCGCGGCCATCGGCAATCTGTACGGTGGCTTTATCTTCTATCCCCCCGTCAACTACGACGATCCAAGCGCGCCGGTTTCTCCCAACCCATACGCCCCGGACACCCCCACATCCTCCACCATGCGTCTGTTCCCGGTGATCGGGGATCATGACTGGTGGAAACAAAACCAGACAATCCCGGCAAGAAGCTCGGGCGACTCCCCCGAAATCTATTTGATGAAGGGAAACGACAATTATCAGGTGAATTTCGCCGGGTTGAATTTGCCGTTGGATCCGCAGTTGGATCCGCAGTTGGGAACGCCCGACTACACTCCCTGCATTCGTTACTACACCGTGCAGCCGGCGGCTGATCCCGCGACGAACACACCGCTCATCCAACTGTTCGCGCTCAGCAATGACCAGAATGAAGTGGCGTTGGGCACTCTGTTCACAAAGGACAGCAGCTCTGACAATCTGCTATCCCCTCAAATCCAGTGGTTCACCGGCGCGCTGAGCGACTCGCAAGCGGTGTGGAACATCGTGTCCATGCACCAACCGCCCTACAGCTCGTCCAACGACCATGGCCCGACCACCTATTTCCAACTGGTCGATCTGGTCGCCAACACCGTCGGAAAAACCGTCGATCTGGTGCTGGCCGGTCATATCCACAGCTACGAGCGGTTCCAGAATGTCGACCAATCCAATGGTTTGACGACCTACATCGTCAACGGCACCGGCGGCACGCTGGAAGGCTTCGCCTCCTTTAAAAGCGTGACCGACACGTCACCGATCGGTCAGGTTCGGGTCACCGGCTATTACGGCTTTCAGGTCGCCACCGTCAGCTTGCAAACCCTGACCCTGGCATTCTACGGCTCCACCGATCCCGCCAACGCCAGCCAGGCCCCCTCGGGACCATCCTGGACGGCGTTCGACGTCTTCATGATCGTCAAACCCAACACGACCCTGACGTTGGGCGACATGGCCGGCTTGACCGGCTTGCTGATCCAGGGCGTCACGGACAGCAGCGGCGCAACATCCGGCTTGACCATCGACACCGGCGGACAGACCGCGACCCTGCCGCTCAACCTCTATGGGCCGGGGTCGCTCACCGTCACCGGCGGCGGCACGCTGACCGTCACCGCCGCACCGGTCCCCACGGGTTTCAAGCAGAACACCGACGGCTCCATCCCATCGGTCTATTACGAGCAGACGCAGACAGGCCCGACCGGTCCCATCGCCACGGATTCCCAAACCACGCTGGTACTCTACGGCACAAACTACCCGCCATCAGCGGAAAACCCGGCGGCACCCGCCGGATAA